In the genome of Dehalococcoidia bacterium, one region contains:
- a CDS encoding A24 family peptidase codes for MTTEAIVERRPSPERLVYLGVALLLGVSLGITPALEREAAAAMVSQVVLAVMLLLSWLDLTTLRVPNAIVYPALAFALAGTALVDVSLLDEAAMGAGANLGIMFLVALFGRGSMGMGDVKFAALAGSILGWKGGIGALLLGFSSGAALALVLLVLRVRSLKDSLPLTPFLAGGSIASSFLFGFVL; via the coding sequence GTGACTACTGAAGCAATCGTCGAAAGGCGGCCTTCGCCGGAGCGCCTGGTCTACCTGGGCGTGGCGCTCCTGCTCGGAGTAAGCCTGGGCATCACGCCGGCTCTGGAGCGCGAGGCAGCCGCGGCCATGGTGTCGCAGGTTGTCCTGGCCGTGATGCTGCTGCTCAGCTGGCTGGACCTCACGACTCTGCGAGTGCCGAACGCCATCGTCTATCCAGCGCTGGCCTTCGCCCTGGCAGGCACTGCTCTCGTAGATGTGAGCCTGCTGGACGAGGCTGCCATGGGGGCGGGCGCGAACCTGGGGATCATGTTCCTCGTTGCCCTTTTTGGACGCGGCTCCATGGGTATGGGAGACGTGAAATTCGCGGCCCTGGCGGGCAGCATCCTCGGCTGGAAGGGCGGCATTGGCGCTCTGCTCCTGGGCTTTTCGTCGGGCGCAGCCCTGGCGCTTGTCCTGCTCGTCCTCAGGGTGAGGAGTCTGAAGGACTCGCTGCCGCTGACGCCCTTCCTCGCCGGTGGCTCGATTGCCTCGAGCTTCCTCTTCGGCTTCGTCCTCTAG
- a CDS encoding DUF192 domain-containing protein, with the protein MPEYEISVERTGAKVATRAQLADGPLTRMKGLLGRRSLDRGEALILRPCWSVHTWFMRFALDVVFVDKTGRVLKIARRIGPWRFTAARGAADAIEFQGGSLDSEDLAEGDRLLIAPATTTPDRA; encoded by the coding sequence TTGCCGGAATACGAGATCTCGGTCGAGCGGACGGGCGCGAAGGTCGCGACACGCGCTCAGCTTGCCGACGGCCCCCTGACGCGCATGAAAGGCTTGCTCGGCCGGCGGTCCCTCGACCGTGGGGAAGCGCTGATCCTGCGGCCCTGCTGGTCAGTCCATACATGGTTTATGCGCTTTGCCCTTGACGTGGTCTTCGTGGACAAGACTGGCCGCGTCCTGAAGATCGCGCGTCGCATCGGCCCATGGCGCTTCACGGCAGCTCGCGGCGCCGCCGACGCCATCGAATTCCAGGGAGGCTCGCTCGATAGTGAGGACCTCGCCGAAGGAGACCGGTTGTTGATCGCGCCGGCGACCACCACTCCTGACCGAGCCTGA
- a CDS encoding type II secretion system F family protein — protein sequence MDGLMLFTALAVALAVFAGVNALQSLMSSTRTAVQARVVGAADKLEHGPSLHVPRLQVLSERSRRMAFDLERAGLAFTVTEYLLIRVACGVAVAFLSALVVARLAVEATPGLLVAVIAFFVGYQLPTLYLGQRRAARQRRIEDQLLDALVSMAKSMRAGVGLTQALEYAARETDAPLGPELIRVVRELQLGADLELIFEELNNRVGSPDLEIASTAIIIQRRVGGNLSEILTNVANTIRERKAIRSELHALSAKQRLQGNLSALIPVGVAILFFLANPELAGKLVNTTTGLIALAVGIFFEILGLWLVRKFAQIEV from the coding sequence ATGGACGGCTTGATGCTCTTCACCGCCCTGGCGGTGGCCCTCGCGGTCTTCGCTGGTGTGAACGCGCTGCAAAGCCTCATGAGCTCGACGCGGACGGCGGTGCAGGCGCGAGTGGTCGGCGCAGCGGACAAACTGGAACATGGCCCATCGTTGCATGTGCCGAGGCTCCAGGTCCTGTCCGAACGATCGCGCCGCATGGCCTTCGACCTCGAGCGCGCCGGCCTTGCTTTCACGGTAACGGAGTATCTGCTCATCCGAGTCGCATGCGGCGTTGCGGTCGCGTTCCTATCCGCGCTTGTGGTCGCGAGGCTGGCGGTGGAAGCTACGCCCGGCCTGCTGGTGGCGGTCATCGCATTTTTCGTCGGCTACCAGCTACCCACGCTCTACTTAGGCCAGAGAAGGGCGGCGCGGCAGCGTCGCATCGAGGACCAACTTCTCGATGCCCTGGTCTCAATGGCGAAGTCGATGCGGGCGGGCGTGGGTCTCACACAGGCGCTTGAGTATGCTGCCAGAGAGACCGATGCGCCGCTCGGCCCGGAATTGATACGCGTGGTGCGCGAGTTGCAGCTAGGGGCTGACCTCGAGCTCATATTCGAGGAGCTAAACAATCGCGTAGGCAGCCCGGACCTCGAAATCGCCTCCACGGCCATCATCATCCAGCGGAGAGTTGGCGGGAACCTCTCGGAGATCCTGACGAACGTAGCCAATACTATCCGCGAGCGGAAGGCGATCCGCTCGGAGCTGCATGCCCTCAGCGCGAAGCAGCGGCTTCAGGGTAACCTTTCGGCGCTAATCCCGGTTGGCGTGGCAATACTCTTTTTCCTGGCTAACCCTGAGCTAGCGGGCAAGCTGGTAAACACCACGACAGGGTTGATCGCCCTCGCCGTCGGCATCTTCTTCGAGATCCTGGGCCTGTGGTTGGTGCGGAAGTTCGCGCAGATCGAGGTATAG
- a CDS encoding type II secretion system F family protein, protein MIPLISLTTFLAVAMLVLYLGQQRSPDVVRRRILEANMSGDPRRRSVEGGPGRRLIRPAVQRIGSILSQLLPQNFIHNLERLLVRAGGRMTLATFLTIWLVVSGTAVLLAFTLVQRYPDLGWIRYFLAGAIVFYGVPTPYILLRRRAASRAKKIERALPDALDLMLTCVEAGLGVDAAFALVAQRTKGPLAEALTDYLRQVGLGRLRREALEDIAERTGSEGLMRLAATVAQSTAVGTSMGDVLRLQAAELREMRMLKAKEAAARAPILMTIPLALCFLPAMVAVIVVPSILNIIDFVGGTLGQ, encoded by the coding sequence GTGATACCGCTCATTTCGCTCACAACCTTCCTGGCTGTCGCCATGCTGGTCCTCTACCTGGGGCAGCAGCGCAGTCCGGACGTGGTCCGCCGGCGCATCCTCGAAGCCAACATGTCCGGGGACCCGCGCCGGAGGAGCGTCGAAGGCGGGCCGGGGCGCCGGCTCATCCGGCCGGCGGTGCAGCGCATCGGCTCGATCCTGAGCCAGCTCTTGCCGCAGAACTTCATCCACAACCTGGAACGGCTCCTGGTCCGTGCTGGTGGCAGGATGACCCTCGCGACCTTCCTGACCATCTGGCTCGTCGTGTCCGGTACTGCCGTACTGCTGGCGTTCACCCTGGTGCAGCGCTACCCGGACCTAGGCTGGATCCGCTACTTCCTCGCCGGGGCAATCGTGTTCTACGGCGTGCCCACGCCCTACATCCTGCTCCGGCGAAGGGCGGCTTCGCGCGCCAAGAAGATCGAGCGGGCGCTGCCCGATGCCCTGGACCTGATGCTGACCTGCGTCGAGGCAGGCCTCGGTGTCGATGCGGCCTTTGCCCTCGTGGCGCAGCGCACCAAGGGCCCGTTGGCGGAGGCGCTGACGGACTACCTCAGGCAGGTCGGGCTCGGGCGCTTGCGCCGTGAGGCCCTGGAAGACATCGCCGAGAGAACGGGCTCGGAGGGTCTCATGCGGCTTGCGGCGACGGTCGCGCAGTCGACGGCGGTCGGCACGAGCATGGGCGACGTGCTCCGCTTGCAGGCCGCGGAGTTACGCGAGATGCGCATGCTAAAGGCCAAAGAGGCGGCAGCCCGTGCGCCAATTCTCATGACGATCCCGCTGGCCCTGTGCTTCCTACCGGCGATGGTGGCGGTAATCGTCGTGCCCTCGATCCTCAACATCATCGACTTCGTCGGAGGGACACTGGGACAGTGA